A window of the Tripterygium wilfordii isolate XIE 37 chromosome 12, ASM1340144v1, whole genome shotgun sequence genome harbors these coding sequences:
- the LOC120011489 gene encoding cytochrome P450 724B1 gives MVGFLEIGFALIVGLSFAFLLLVFSLFTRQDPPNTPHGSMGWPFCGETLGFLKPHTSYSLGSFLQQHISRYGKVFKSHLFGYPTIVSCDYELNTFILQNEEKLFESSYPKSLTGVVGELSLLIATGDTHKKLRNTIVNFIVTTKSRPDFLHSLENLSISTMESFKRCKQVSFLKEVKKFTFNLIVKHLLSIEPEDPMSLSMLQDFETYMHGFVSFPLNIAGTAYAKAVKARARLSSFLKGMIKERQKRDPGLKYDQDFLDVMMRNWSLSEEETVSVALDILLGGYETTAKLMSLVVYFLGKSPHHFHKFKEEHKAIRENKSAGEVLNWDDYLKMEFTQKVIYESMRCGNIVKFLHRKAIKDVKYKDYVIPSGWKVLPMLSGPHLDPLLHENPLDFNPTRWNDQTMGRKVLPFGGGPRHCPGSELAKLEIAFFLHHFVLNFRWKQKADDIPIAYPFVEFRSGLLLEIESTE, from the exons ATGGTGGGGTTTTTAGAAATTGGATTTGCTCTCATAGTTGGATTAagttttgcttttcttcttcttgtattCTCATTGTTTACAAGACAAGATCCTCCAAACACACCTCATGGAAGCATGGGATGGCCTTTTTGTGGTGAAACTCTTGGATTTCTCAAGCCTCATACATCATATTCCTTGGGTTCCTTCTTACAACAACACATATCTAG gTATGGAAAAGTTTTCAAATCCCATTTGTTTGGTTACCCAACAATAGTTTCATGTGATTATGAGCTCAACACATTCATTCTCCAAAACGAAGAGAAATTATTTGAATCAAGCTATCCCAAGTCCTTGACTGGAGTTGTTGGAGAACTCTCCCTGCTAATCGCGACTGGGGATACGCACAAGAAGCTAAGGAATACCATCGTCAACTTCATTGTGACAACGAAATCCAGGCCGGATTTCCTTCATTCTCTAGAGAACCTATCCATCTCAACAATGGAATCATTCAAGAGATGTAAACAAGTTTCGTTCTTGAAAGAAGTTAAAAAG TTCACATTCAATCTTATAGTGAAGCACCTATTGAGTATTGAACCAGAAGACCCAATGTCCCTAAGTATGCTACAGGATTTTGAGACTTATATGCATGGATTTGTGTCTTTTCCACTCAATATTGCAGGCACTGCTTATGCCAAAGCTGTCAAG GCTAGAGCAAGGCTGTCTTCCTTTCTTAAAGGCATGATAAAGGAAAGGCAGAAGAGGGATCCAGGGCTTAAATATGATCAAGACTTTCTAGATGTGATGATGAGGAATTGGAGTCTAAGTGAAGAAGAGACAGTGAGCGTTGCATTGGACATTTTGCTTGGTGGATATGAAACAACAGCAAAACTCATGTCATTAGTTGTCTACTTTCTTGGAAAATCCCCTCACCATTTCCATAAATTTaag gaaGAGCACAAAGCAATTAGGGAAAACAAATCGGCCGGTGAAGTCTTGAATTGGGACGATTATCTGAAAATGGAGTTCACACAGAAG GTTATCTATGAAAGTATGAGATGCGGGAACATAGTCAAATTCTTGCACCGGAAAGCTATTAAGGATGTCAAATACAAag ATTATGTGATTCCCTCTGGTTGGAAGGTTCTTCCCATGTTAAGTGGCCCACATTTGGATCCATTGCTTCATGAAAATCCACTTGACTTTAATCCCACCAGATGGAAT GATCAAACAATGGGGAGAAAGGTTCTGCCTTTTGGTGGTGGACCAAGGCACTGTCCAGGTTCAGAACTTGCCAAACTAGAGATTGCTTTCTTCCTTCATCACTTTGTCCTCAATTTTAG GTGGAAACAAAAGGCAGATGACATCCCGATTGCCTACCCTTTTGTGGAATTCAGAAGTGGTTTGCTATTGGAGATTGAGTCAACAGAATAG